The DNA region TAACATACCAAGGAAGGGCAAAGATGCCAGGCTCCCAGCTAATGATCAGCTCCCTGCCTGGAAATCCGAGAACGCCCTGGCAATTACTGATCCTAGTGTGGCTGCAGCCGCTATTCTGATTCATGGAAGTGTCTAACTTTACCATAGTTCTCACAACACTGTGAATACTTCACGACTAGGAgcttcctgctttaaaaaaataagaatgcacGTCTTTTGGCACActtccagtttccccaacaccaacTTATCTTGGCTAAGAACAGCAAGTAAGGAAGATGCCCTCTGTACCACACAGAGGGCCTGCTTCAGGGATGTCTGCTCAACAGCCATCAGATGACCAAGGAAAACAAACCTTACCTGTCAATTTCACTGCTTGTTGGCCGGGCCACCTTGGTTCCCGAAGATCCTAAAGGGTAATTTTCCTGTCCCACAGAACCATGGCCTGTGGTGTCGATCACCATAGCTGTGACTTCCTCGGCACTACTCCCATCTTCTCCGGAAGGCTGATTCTCAGGCCCGAGCCACTCCTCCAGATTCTCAGTTTTGATGTGCACTGCTCCAAGGACCCTGACTTCGTCATCACTGCGGGCCCCTCGGTCTGCTACTCCCGTCTCCACGTACCACTGTCCTGCTCGGTTGATTCGAAGGATGGGCTCCCGGCTCTCTACATCAGAACTCGGTTCAATTATCTGAGGGCTGGTGGACTCCTCCGGAGGACTGAGCTCCCTGATATCCAACACAGCGCTAACCTGACCTCGCCGGTTTCCCTTTGCGGTATTGGGCCGCGGGCTAAGGGAACGGTTTAGAGTTGGTGTAACCCTGTGAGATTCTGGAGGTCTTTCTGGATGCTTTGTCCTCGTCTGACTTAATTCGGCTTCAACCTCTGCCACATTGATTTTGAAATGAATGCCCTCCAGGATCTGTGTACATTTGTCGATGATATGCTGCATCTGCAGGAAACTGGCGGCCGTCAGGTAGCTGATGATATCTGCCAGCTGCAGGCATATCCGCCCCGTGTAACAGAAGGAGAGGAGCTGTTCAAAAACACTAGGGTTCTTGATGACCGAAATGGAGACAGTACTCATCTCGTTTAAGGACATGTGATCCCGGAAATAGGGTGAGCTGGCAGCCAGTACCACTTTGTGCGCCCGAAAAGCCTGTCCTTGCACATTGACCACAATATCACAGAGACGGCCCTGCATGCGCAGCTGGTTTAGATGGCTCAGGACAGAGTTGCTGAAGTCCGGGATCTCCAGTTGTATGTTCCCACCTTTCTCCATGGTCGTGCCTGAGGCTGTAGGCAGGCATTCAACCCTGTGGAAAGAGGAAACCATGTTCAGCAATAGTTAGAATGTCACTCCTCTCATGATTTCTGATTCAACTCTACTGACGAATAGTTTTGGGTAAAATTTCAAAATCTCCAAGTAAAAAGATAACTTTCCTCAcatttaaatatggaaaagaagTACCAACAGGTTTTTCAGTTCACATTTCCCAGAAGATACCCTTAAAACCGAAATGTGATTGCTAGACTTCTGTACACTCGAGCTATGTCCATATGCCCCTTACTAATAAGCTATGCAACATCAAAACAGAAGTTCAACAGAATAGAAGGGGCAAAGCAGTtgtgacagttctttttttttttttgttctttagtcATAAAGTATTTGCACACTGAATATAAAAATCCTCTGACAACTTTTCTTTGGAAGAGAAAGTAATAAGCTCTTTGAATAAATGTAATTACACACCAACGGGTCGATTAGGCATCCATCCCTCCTGTTAATACTTTACTACATTATGCGTGAGTtaggtttattatttaaaaggtGACTAATAGCCCATATGAATGCAAGCCATTATTTCTAAGCTTAAGAGTCAGAGCTCCCACCAAAAGGCTTTGGGTTTAGGACTCTGAAATAAACTCTCGGTTAGGAAAACGTGCCACAGCTGTGTCAGAACTCAGTGAAGATGCAGAAAACTTGAAATTCACTCTCAGAATTAGGACAGAGTAGGTAAACCTACTTCTATCTAAATTCAAAGTCGGGAATTTCAGGGTGGTGATGATACTGATACTGAAATTTCATTCCCcaaaactggttaaaaaaaatagagcatttaCCAAGTATGGTCAAAATTTTgacattaaaagattaaaaaaaaaaatagctgaaacaCTATGCCGGTAATTGCACCCAATAGCCTTCAATGGTTGAGAATAATTTGTATAAATCTCAACAGGAAGACACTGACTTGAGCCCAATGTTTCCATTTATCTGGAACTTTATAAGACATTACACAGTTATCTAAGACCTAAAATTTCAGGAACTTATCCTGACAAACTCACAGTATTGCCCCGCATTTACGACACATTTATCAGTAAATAGGGAAGTGTATACACCGCTTTCAAGAACCAACTTTAGCCAATCTGACCTTTTTCCAAAGCGTTTTGGTCTGTTTTGAAACTTTTAATCCAATAAGAGCCTCTGTCGATGCCATCATGAATTCAGATGTGTTTATTTTGGAGCCTACACCAGCGCCttttttgtttgctctttccGGCAATTCCCCAGTGAGGAGGAAGCCCCTGGAGTAAGGTCTTTACCGTCGGCACTGGAAGGGTGAGAGCTGTAAGAGGGAGAATCGGGAACGCCATGGGGTTGGCCACCTCGGTATTTGAGGGGCTTTAGTCTGCGTTAGGAAGCGTGGGTAGCGGGGAACTGGCAGAAGGGCGAAATGTCACCGAGAAgcgggggaggagaggggtgcAAGGCGTGAGGCTGGGGAGCTAGCCATCAGGTGAGGGCAGAGACCGGGAAGGGGGCGGCGCCCCGGGACCCTGTCCAGGCGGTAAGCGTAGGCGGGCGGGGAGTTGCCCAGAGGTGGGTGTGTGTATCTGGGTGTGTCCGGGctgcggtgggggagggggccgcccACCCGGGGTCCTGAGGGAGGGGCCCGGCGAGGGGGCGGGTCCGGCAGCTCAGCCC from Neomonachus schauinslandi chromosome 6, ASM220157v2, whole genome shotgun sequence includes:
- the ZBTB37 gene encoding zinc finger and BTB domain-containing protein 37, whose product is MEKGGNIQLEIPDFSNSVLSHLNQLRMQGRLCDIVVNVQGQAFRAHKVVLAASSPYFRDHMSLNEMSTVSISVIKNPSVFEQLLSFCYTGRICLQLADIISYLTAASFLQMQHIIDKCTQILEGIHFKINVAEVEAELSQTRTKHPERPPESHRVTPTLNRSLSPRPNTAKGNRRGQVSAVLDIRELSPPEESTSPQIIEPSSDVESREPILRINRAGQWYVETGVADRGARSDDEVRVLGAVHIKTENLEEWLGPENQPSGEDGSSAEEVTAMVIDTTGHGSVGQENYPLGSSGTKVARPTSSEIDRFSPSGSVVPLTERHRARSESPGRMDEPKQPSSQVEESAVMGVSGYVEYLREQEVSERWFRYNPRLTCIYCAKSFNQKGSLDRHMRLHMGITPFVCRMCGKKYTRKDQLEYHIRKHTGNKPFHCHVCGKSFPFQAILNQHFRKNHPGCIPLEGPHSISPETTVTSRGQAEEESPSQEETVAPGETAQGSVSTTGPD